From Flavobacterium alkalisoli, the proteins below share one genomic window:
- a CDS encoding LysE family transporter, producing the protein MDIILPLLLGIAVATPGIMLPGLINMTAAKISVRDGRACAVVFSIGATVIVFIQSYIAVSFAKFISKRDDIINLLEEVGLGIFVLLTIYFIFIAKKPQSKDDEEPAKMRSRTGCFFLGVLLSVLNFFPIPYYVVMSVTLSTYKFFSFDNFFVFLFVIGAITGTFAVFYLYIIFFKKLEEKTDFFMKNINYFIGGVTGLVSVITLIKLLRNM; encoded by the coding sequence ATGGATATAATACTCCCTTTGCTTTTGGGTATAGCTGTTGCAACACCGGGTATAATGCTTCCGGGGTTAATTAATATGACGGCTGCCAAGATTAGCGTAAGGGATGGCAGGGCTTGTGCGGTAGTGTTTTCTATAGGTGCTACTGTTATAGTTTTTATCCAGTCTTACATAGCGGTTTCCTTTGCTAAGTTTATTAGCAAAAGGGATGATATCATTAACCTGCTGGAGGAAGTTGGGCTTGGTATTTTTGTACTGCTTACCATCTACTTTATTTTTATTGCAAAAAAACCTCAGTCAAAAGACGACGAAGAGCCAGCAAAAATGAGATCCCGTACAGGATGCTTTTTTTTAGGGGTCCTGCTTTCAGTACTTAATTTTTTCCCTATCCCTTATTATGTGGTTATGAGTGTTACACTCTCTACATATAAGTTCTTTTCGTTTGATAATTTTTTTGTCTTTTTATTTGTTATAGGAGCCATAACAGGAACATTTGCCGTGTTCTATCTGTATATTATTTTCTTTAAAAAGCTGGAAGAAAAGACCGACTTCTTTATGAAGAACATCAACTATTTTATAGGTGGTGTTACCGGCCTTGTATCTGTAATTACCCTGATTAAGTTGTTGAGAAACATGTAA
- a CDS encoding MGMT family protein, protein MTQDKNQNFFERVYDVARLIPHGRVTSYGAIASFLGAARSARMVGWAMNACHGRDDVPAHRVVNRVGLLSGKHHFPGTNLMQQLLESEGVKINDNKVTDFDKLFWDPAKELDF, encoded by the coding sequence ATGACACAGGACAAAAACCAAAACTTTTTTGAACGGGTGTATGATGTAGCCCGCCTTATCCCTCATGGCAGGGTAACATCCTATGGGGCTATTGCAAGTTTTCTGGGGGCAGCCCGTTCGGCAAGAATGGTGGGTTGGGCCATGAATGCCTGTCACGGTCGCGATGATGTGCCTGCACACAGGGTGGTTAACAGGGTAGGGCTTCTTTCGGGCAAGCATCATTTTCCAGGCACCAACCTTATGCAGCAGCTGCTGGAAAGCGAAGGCGTTAAGATAAATGACAATAAAGTGACCGATTTCGATAAACTTTTTTGGGATCCTGCAAAGGAATTAGACTTTTAA
- a CDS encoding Mrp/NBP35 family ATP-binding protein codes for MKLDRKEILKALETITIAGEGQNMVESGAVRNVLTFGDEAVVEVVLTTPAMHIRKRAEADIIKTIQEKVNADAKVKVNVKVESPEKPEIKGKGIPGISNIIAVSSGKGGVGKSTITANLAVTLAKMGFKVGVLDADIYGPSMPIMFDVERERPISVEVDGKSKMKPIQSYGVELLSIGFFTTPEQAIIWRGPMASKALNQMLFDADWGELDFMLIDLPPGTGDIHLSIMQSLPITGAVVVSTPQAVALADAKKGVAMFQQESINVPVLGIIENMAYFTPEELPDNKYYIFGKEGARNLAADLDVPFLGEVPIVQSIREAGDYGRPAALQTATPLEASFEELARSVVQETVNRNDNLPPTEAIKITTMAGCSAVKKK; via the coding sequence ATGAAACTTGATAGAAAAGAGATATTAAAAGCCCTTGAAACCATTACAATAGCCGGAGAAGGCCAAAACATGGTAGAAAGCGGGGCTGTAAGAAACGTACTTACTTTTGGTGATGAGGCAGTTGTAGAAGTAGTGCTTACTACTCCTGCAATGCATATTAGAAAGCGTGCCGAAGCTGATATTATAAAAACAATTCAGGAAAAGGTAAATGCCGATGCTAAGGTAAAAGTAAACGTAAAAGTAGAATCGCCTGAAAAGCCTGAGATAAAAGGTAAAGGTATTCCCGGTATATCAAACATTATAGCAGTGTCTTCCGGTAAGGGTGGGGTAGGTAAATCTACAATTACGGCAAACTTAGCTGTTACCCTTGCTAAAATGGGTTTTAAGGTTGGTGTTCTTGATGCCGATATTTATGGTCCGTCTATGCCGATAATGTTTGACGTAGAGAGGGAAAGGCCAATATCGGTAGAGGTAGACGGAAAGTCTAAAATGAAACCGATACAAAGCTACGGTGTGGAATTACTTTCAATAGGATTTTTCACTACGCCGGAGCAGGCTATCATCTGGAGAGGCCCAATGGCTTCTAAAGCGCTTAACCAGATGCTTTTTGATGCCGACTGGGGTGAGCTTGACTTTATGCTTATCGACCTTCCTCCGGGAACGGGAGATATCCACTTATCAATAATGCAGTCATTACCTATTACCGGTGCGGTTGTGGTAAGTACACCACAGGCAGTTGCCCTTGCCGATGCCAAAAAAGGTGTGGCAATGTTCCAGCAGGAAAGCATCAATGTTCCGGTACTGGGTATTATAGAAAACATGGCTTACTTTACTCCGGAAGAACTTCCTGATAACAAATACTATATTTTTGGAAAAGAAGGTGCAAGAAATCTTGCAGCAGATTTAGATGTGCCTTTCCTTGGCGAAGTGCCAATCGTGCAGAGCATTCGCGAAGCAGGAGACTATGGCCGACCTGCAGCATTGCAAACGGCTACTCCGCTTGAAGCGTCGTTTGAAGAGCTGGCACGTTCGGTAGTACAGGAAACCGTGAACAGAAACGACAACCTTCCGCCTACAGAGGCAATAAAAATCACTACCATGGCTGGCTGTTCAGCAGTTAAAAAGAAATAA
- a CDS encoding NifU family protein, which yields MTTEEIKFNVEKALDEIRPFLESDGGNITLIDIEDDKHVKVRLEGACVGCSVNQMTLKAGVETTIKKFVPQIETVVNIA from the coding sequence ATGACAACAGAAGAAATTAAATTTAATGTGGAAAAGGCGCTGGATGAAATCCGCCCGTTCCTTGAGTCTGACGGAGGAAACATTACCCTTATCGATATTGAGGACGACAAGCATGTAAAGGTTCGCCTGGAAGGTGCATGTGTGGGTTGCAGCGTAAACCAAATGACATTAAAAGCCGGAGTGGAAACAACTATCAAAAAATTTGTTCCGCAAATAGAAACCGTAGTAAATATAGCTTAA
- a CDS encoding NAD(P)/FAD-dependent oxidoreductase, which yields MISTDILIIGAGPTGLFAVFEAGLLKLKCHIIDALPQPGGQLAELYPKKPIFDIPGFPSVLAGDLVTNLMEQIKQFQPGFTLNEKAETIERQEDGTFIVTTNKGTQHHAKAVAIAGGLGSFEPRKPIIEDLEFYEDKGVEYFVKDPELFRDKRIVIAGGGDSALDWSIFLADVAKEVTLVHRRNEFRGALDSVEKVQELKKQGKINLITPAEVTGIRGAEHVEELDIEQDGGHRTIKTDYFIPLFGLSPKLGAIANWGLEIEKNAIKVNNALDYQTNIEGIYAIGDVNTYPGKLKLILCGFHEATLMCQSVYNKLNPGKKYVLKYTTVSGVDGFDGTRKEAEKQVVKAIE from the coding sequence ATGATTAGTACAGATATATTAATAATCGGCGCTGGTCCAACAGGGCTTTTTGCCGTATTTGAAGCAGGATTACTAAAGCTTAAATGCCATATTATAGATGCGCTCCCACAACCGGGCGGGCAGCTTGCCGAGCTTTATCCTAAAAAACCAATTTTTGATATTCCCGGTTTCCCTTCTGTTTTAGCAGGAGACCTTGTAACAAACCTGATGGAACAGATAAAGCAGTTCCAGCCGGGCTTTACCCTTAACGAAAAGGCAGAGACTATAGAAAGGCAGGAAGACGGCACTTTTATAGTTACCACAAACAAAGGTACACAGCACCATGCTAAGGCTGTTGCCATTGCCGGTGGCCTGGGTAGTTTTGAGCCGAGAAAACCTATTATAGAAGATCTTGAGTTTTATGAAGATAAAGGGGTTGAGTACTTTGTAAAAGATCCTGAGCTTTTCCGTGATAAACGTATTGTTATTGCAGGTGGTGGCGACAGCGCACTGGACTGGAGTATTTTTCTTGCCGATGTAGCTAAAGAGGTAACCCTTGTACACAGGAGAAACGAGTTTAGGGGTGCTTTAGATTCTGTAGAGAAAGTACAGGAACTAAAAAAACAAGGTAAGATAAACCTTATCACTCCGGCAGAGGTAACAGGTATTCGCGGTGCAGAGCATGTAGAAGAACTGGATATTGAACAGGATGGGGGACACAGGACTATAAAAACCGATTATTTCATTCCGCTTTTTGGTTTGTCGCCTAAACTTGGTGCTATTGCTAACTGGGGACTTGAAATAGAAAAGAATGCCATTAAGGTTAACAATGCACTGGATTATCAAACCAATATAGAAGGTATATATGCCATAGGTGATGTTAATACCTATCCGGGTAAACTAAAGCTTATACTTTGCGGTTTCCATGAAGCAACCCTTATGTGCCAAAGTGTGTACAATAAGTTGAACCCCGGTAAAAAATATGTTCTTAAATATACAACAGTAAGTGGTGTTGACGGGTTTGACGGAACACGTAAGGAAGCCGAAAAACAGGTTGTAAAAGCGATTGAATAG
- a CDS encoding 2Fe-2S iron-sulfur cluster-binding family protein, with the protein MADVTIKIKDRDGVMHEVQAPTDMSMNLMELVRAYELAPEGTIGVCGGMAMCASCQCYVLNDVELPEIGPDEDAMLAEAFYVKPNSRLGCQIPITEQLEGLEIELAPES; encoded by the coding sequence ATGGCAGATGTAACCATAAAGATAAAAGACAGGGACGGGGTTATGCACGAAGTGCAGGCACCTACCGATATGTCTATGAATTTAATGGAACTGGTGAGGGCTTATGAGTTGGCTCCCGAAGGTACTATAGGAGTATGCGGAGGGATGGCCATGTGTGCTTCCTGCCAGTGTTATGTGCTTAACGATGTGGAGCTGCCGGAAATAGGTCCTGATGAGGATGCCATGCTTGCCGAAGCTTTTTATGTTAAGCCAAACAGCAGGCTGGGTTGCCAGATACCTATAACAGAACAACTGGAGGGACTTGAAATTGAGTTGGCTCCTGAATCATAA
- a CDS encoding S-adenosylmethionine decarboxylase family protein — protein sequence MTNTAYSPGLHKLLTLRVENIDKLISLKGFKNFSDGILLKYGLEEVGFSSHVFDNGSYTAAYCLKESHLCIHTWPEFTQLTMDVYLCNYLKDNSDKVRAIAKEYIDYFEAEVIKDFEINR from the coding sequence ATGACAAACACTGCATATTCGCCCGGGCTTCATAAACTGCTTACGCTCAGGGTGGAAAATATCGATAAACTTATAAGCCTTAAGGGGTTTAAAAACTTTTCTGACGGTATTTTATTAAAATACGGATTGGAAGAGGTGGGGTTTTCATCTCATGTTTTTGATAACGGAAGCTATACTGCGGCCTACTGTTTAAAAGAATCTCATTTATGTATACATACATGGCCTGAGTTTACTCAGTTAACCATGGATGTGTATTTATGTAATTATCTTAAAGATAATAGTGATAAGGTAAGGGCTATTGCTAAAGAATATATAGATTATTTTGAAGCAGAGGTAATTAAAGACTTTGAAATTAACCGATAA
- a CDS encoding DUF4178 domain-containing protein has protein sequence MTFTCPECNTKTQTEVPVNAVNFACPNCSRLFGFNKVGESRELKKYKHESDNIVLKTGQKAKLFGKEYEVTGAIVKKVPPKYFWREYILVSKDGEKRYLSETNGHWIFLEESPDLYDVSYYPRTLTHNNIQTKLYDYASCSIVQCEGFFDFEIPSREIKMVEYINPPYVVSIEITGKDEVTYFGKHISASDVKKAFKIEHMPEKTGVGIVQPYLFDVRNMAIILSCFALLILIGHLIIYSGREETTVLSKNMNFSEFNNKDYVSDSFVLNGASAPLTIALSSDVNNSWAALQVALINESTNEEIYASKDIEYYHGYEGGESWSEGSQNEKFYICGVPQGKYHLTLTPSKPFESKQNSYINVNVKWNQPSLWNVFLPIGIMAGIVILFYFLNLFFEQQRWSESNFSPYE, from the coding sequence ATGACTTTTACCTGTCCTGAATGCAATACTAAAACACAAACCGAAGTCCCTGTAAATGCGGTTAATTTTGCATGCCCTAACTGTAGCAGGCTTTTTGGCTTTAATAAAGTAGGAGAAAGCAGGGAACTGAAAAAGTATAAGCACGAATCGGATAATATTGTTTTAAAAACAGGACAAAAAGCAAAGCTTTTTGGTAAGGAATATGAAGTTACCGGTGCCATAGTTAAAAAGGTTCCACCTAAATATTTTTGGCGTGAATATATACTTGTATCAAAGGATGGAGAAAAGCGATACCTTTCAGAAACTAACGGTCACTGGATATTTTTAGAAGAAAGCCCCGACCTGTATGATGTGTCTTATTATCCAAGAACATTAACTCATAATAATATACAAACAAAATTATATGATTATGCATCGTGTTCTATTGTTCAGTGTGAAGGTTTTTTTGATTTTGAAATTCCGTCACGGGAAATTAAGATGGTGGAATATATTAATCCGCCCTATGTTGTTTCTATAGAAATAACAGGTAAGGATGAGGTTACTTATTTTGGTAAACATATTTCTGCTTCCGATGTGAAAAAAGCTTTTAAAATAGAACACATGCCCGAAAAGACAGGGGTAGGTATTGTACAACCTTATCTTTTTGACGTAAGGAATATGGCTATTATATTATCATGTTTTGCACTACTTATACTTATAGGACATCTGATAATTTACAGCGGCAGGGAAGAAACAACTGTTTTAAGTAAAAACATGAATTTTTCTGAGTTTAATAATAAAGATTATGTAAGCGATTCCTTTGTGCTTAACGGAGCATCGGCCCCGCTTACAATTGCACTAAGCTCGGATGTGAATAATTCCTGGGCTGCCCTTCAGGTAGCATTAATAAATGAAAGCACTAACGAAGAGATATATGCCTCAAAAGATATAGAATACTATCATGGTTATGAAGGAGGCGAAAGCTGGAGTGAGGGTAGCCAGAATGAGAAGTTCTATATATGCGGCGTGCCTCAGGGCAAATACCATTTAACGCTTACACCTTCAAAACCTTTTGAAAGCAAACAAAACAGTTATATAAACGTAAATGTAAAATGGAATCAGCCGTCGTTATGGAATGTTTTTTTACCTATAGGTATAATGGCAGGTATAGTGATACTGTTTTATTTTTTAAACCTGTTTTTTGAACAGCAAAGATGGTCTGAAAGTAACTTTTCACCCTATGAATAG
- a CDS encoding DUF350 domain-containing protein, which yields MDIFLKPVLSSLLFSFLGLAILLISYFIVEKLTPENTWKEIVQNKNIALAIVFAAFIIGIAIIISGAIHG from the coding sequence ATGGATATTTTTTTAAAACCCGTTTTGAGTTCCTTGTTATTCTCTTTTTTAGGACTTGCTATTTTGTTAATCTCTTACTTTATTGTCGAGAAGCTAACACCCGAAAATACATGGAAAGAAATAGTACAAAATAAAAACATTGCGCTAGCCATAGTTTTTGCAGCCTTTATAATAGGTATTGCCATTATTATAAGCGGAGCTATACATGGGTAA
- a CDS encoding polyamine aminopropyltransferase — MGNKKIGFEVLLFLAVFTIATCGLVYELVAGTLASYLLGDSVKQFSFIIGVYLFSMGVGSYFSKFINRNLLNTFVDIEILVGLIGGLSSVILFVLFESVYYFQFILYLLVFITGCLVGLEIPLLMNILKDRVTFKDLVSNVFTFDYIGALLASILFPLVLVPKLGIMKTSLFFGMINVSIAIVLCFMLKKDLKNPGLLKAKAIFTFLLLLVVFVFSESILSYSEGKLYGENIIYTHTTSYQRIVLTHNKNDYRLYLNNNLQFSSKDEYRYHEALVHPVMSMANKVDNVLVLGGGDGLAVREILKYSEVNHVTLVDLDEGMTELFKTNTVLSDFNKHSLTNPKVTVINSDAYIWLKECQQKFDVVIIDFPDPSNYSLGKLYSLNFYKTLNKVLTDDAMTVIQTTSPFFAPKSFWCINKTAAQIFPVTDAYHVYVPSFGEWGYTIAAKSLSKPLGSAKRSVQGLRFYDYDYGRLNDFPKDMQVNDIEINRLDNQILVRYFDEEWGRL, encoded by the coding sequence ATGGGTAATAAAAAAATCGGTTTTGAAGTGCTGCTTTTTCTGGCGGTTTTTACTATAGCCACCTGTGGGCTTGTGTACGAACTTGTAGCCGGTACCCTGGCGAGTTACCTGCTGGGCGATTCGGTAAAGCAGTTTTCATTTATAATAGGGGTTTACCTTTTTTCTATGGGGGTAGGTTCTTATTTTTCAAAATTCATAAACCGTAATCTTTTAAACACTTTTGTAGATATAGAGATACTGGTAGGCCTTATTGGTGGGCTTAGCTCGGTAATACTTTTTGTGCTGTTTGAAAGTGTTTATTATTTTCAGTTTATACTTTATTTACTGGTTTTTATAACCGGATGTTTGGTAGGGCTGGAAATTCCGCTTCTTATGAATATACTTAAAGACAGGGTTACTTTTAAGGATCTTGTTTCTAATGTATTCACTTTTGATTATATAGGTGCCCTATTGGCATCCATTCTTTTCCCTTTGGTATTGGTGCCAAAATTAGGGATAATGAAAACATCCCTTTTCTTCGGGATGATTAATGTTAGTATTGCCATAGTGCTTTGTTTTATGCTTAAAAAAGACCTTAAAAATCCGGGGTTGCTTAAGGCAAAAGCAATATTTACCTTTTTACTGTTATTGGTCGTTTTTGTTTTCTCGGAGAGTATATTGTCGTACTCTGAAGGAAAACTGTATGGTGAAAATATAATTTATACACATACCACCTCTTACCAGCGTATAGTGCTCACCCATAATAAAAATGACTACAGGCTTTACCTTAACAATAACCTGCAGTTTAGCTCTAAAGACGAATACCGCTACCATGAAGCTTTGGTACACCCTGTAATGTCTATGGCAAATAAGGTTGACAATGTTTTGGTTTTGGGCGGAGGTGACGGACTTGCAGTACGCGAGATATTAAAGTATAGCGAGGTTAATCATGTAACATTAGTAGACCTTGATGAAGGTATGACGGAATTGTTTAAGACCAATACCGTTTTATCGGATTTTAATAAGCACTCATTAACCAATCCTAAGGTAACCGTAATTAACAGTGATGCCTATATATGGCTTAAAGAATGCCAACAAAAGTTTGATGTGGTAATTATTGATTTTCCCGATCCGTCAAATTATAGTTTGGGTAAATTGTATTCGCTTAATTTTTACAAAACTCTTAATAAGGTTTTGACAGATGATGCAATGACTGTTATACAAACCACTTCTCCCTTTTTTGCACCTAAGTCATTTTGGTGTATCAATAAAACCGCAGCTCAGATTTTTCCGGTTACCGATGCCTATCATGTTTACGTACCTTCTTTTGGGGAGTGGGGGTATACCATAGCAGCTAAGAGTCTTTCAAAACCATTAGGTAGTGCGAAACGCAGCGTACAGGGTTTAAGGTTTTATGATTATGATTACGGTAGGTTAAATGATTTTCCTAAAGATATGCAGGTTAATGATATAGAGATAAACAGACTTGATAACCAGATATTAGTACGTTATTTTGATGAAGAATGGGGAAGGCTATAA
- a CDS encoding flavin monoamine oxidase family protein, whose product MKNGEGYNSSRRTFLRNLGAIAVGAAFIQSCAKKIKSVALRLTGTSHILGHRLWAKDFPNPTKELSIPILIVGGGITGLSAARQLMRKGAEDFLLIELEDHTGGNSSNGENAYSKYPLGAHYLPLPNFHDKELITFLEEENIITGYDNAGYPVFDEEQLTFSPQERLFYKNTWQEGLIPRYGTSEKTIAEFDHFFKLMEGFRDQKGKDGKYSFDLPIENGSHDANNKELDAITMQQWLTDNGFKTEEVFEYVDYCCRDDFGLGIKYVSAWAGVHYFAARKHNNGESNKESVLTWPEGNARLASHLKRYALNKTLVNHIVFEVASVDDKVVVKVFDGQNKKTIAITANKVIMAIPQFVNGYIFKQRKPLVKEFNYAPWLLATITLSDLPDDFGQPLSWDNVIYKGEGVGYIYDQHQSLKQVHQKKVITYYHAFSCNDIVAKRKEVYGKGKEYWKEFVLNDIKKAHPWIEDFTEDIAIHILGHGMISPVPGFIFGNARKQASSVIENKIFFAHSDLSGISVFEEAFHQGINAANKLLNETTLD is encoded by the coding sequence ATGAAGAATGGGGAAGGCTATAACAGTTCGAGAAGGACGTTTTTAAGAAACCTGGGGGCTATAGCTGTCGGGGCTGCCTTTATACAGTCTTGTGCTAAGAAAATTAAGTCAGTTGCCTTAAGGCTCACAGGAACATCTCATATTTTGGGGCATCGTTTGTGGGCTAAAGATTTTCCTAACCCTACAAAGGAGCTTAGTATTCCCATACTTATTGTAGGTGGTGGAATAACAGGATTAAGTGCTGCAAGGCAACTTATGCGAAAAGGAGCAGAAGATTTTTTACTTATTGAGCTTGAAGATCACACCGGAGGCAATTCCTCTAACGGGGAAAATGCCTATTCAAAATATCCGCTTGGGGCACACTATCTGCCTCTTCCAAATTTTCACGATAAAGAACTCATTACTTTTTTAGAGGAGGAAAATATAATAACCGGATATGATAATGCCGGATATCCTGTTTTTGATGAAGAACAGCTTACTTTTTCGCCTCAGGAAAGACTCTTTTATAAAAACACATGGCAGGAAGGGCTTATACCACGTTATGGCACTTCTGAAAAGACGATAGCCGAATTTGACCATTTCTTTAAGCTGATGGAAGGCTTTAGGGATCAAAAAGGAAAGGACGGAAAGTATAGTTTTGATTTGCCAATTGAAAACGGTTCTCACGACGCAAATAACAAAGAGTTGGATGCAATAACGATGCAACAATGGCTAACGGATAATGGTTTTAAAACTGAAGAGGTTTTTGAGTATGTTGACTATTGCTGCCGAGACGATTTTGGTTTGGGAATAAAGTATGTGTCTGCCTGGGCAGGCGTTCATTATTTTGCTGCCAGAAAACATAACAACGGGGAGTCTAATAAAGAAAGCGTGCTTACCTGGCCGGAAGGTAACGCCAGGCTGGCTTCTCACCTAAAAAGATATGCATTAAACAAAACTCTGGTTAATCATATTGTTTTTGAGGTTGCTTCTGTTGATGATAAGGTTGTGGTTAAGGTCTTTGATGGCCAAAATAAAAAAACCATTGCTATTACAGCAAATAAGGTGATAATGGCAATACCACAGTTTGTTAACGGTTATATTTTTAAACAAAGAAAGCCTCTTGTTAAAGAGTTTAATTATGCTCCGTGGCTATTGGCAACTATAACGCTAAGCGATTTACCGGATGATTTTGGACAACCACTTTCTTGGGATAATGTTATTTATAAAGGGGAAGGTGTAGGTTACATATACGATCAGCATCAGTCTTTAAAGCAGGTACATCAAAAAAAGGTAATTACTTATTATCATGCTTTTTCCTGTAATGATATTGTGGCTAAGCGAAAAGAAGTTTACGGTAAGGGTAAAGAGTATTGGAAAGAATTTGTACTTAACGATATAAAGAAAGCCCATCCTTGGATTGAAGATTTTACCGAAGATATAGCAATACATATTTTGGGACATGGTATGATAAGCCCTGTTCCCGGATTTATATTTGGTAATGCCAGGAAACAGGCTTCATCTGTTATAGAGAATAAAATATTTTTTGCCCATAGTGACCTTTCCGGTATTTCGGTTTTTGAGGAGGCTTTTCATCAGGGTATTAATGCAGCAAATAAATTACTAAATGAAACAACCCTGGATTGA